From one Pseudopipra pipra isolate bDixPip1 chromosome 2, bDixPip1.hap1, whole genome shotgun sequence genomic stretch:
- the GPR161 gene encoding G-protein coupled receptor 161, whose translation MSSNSSLGIVKGLRNLTTQEDGAVRVTESIAIIVIAIFICLGNLVIVVTLYRKSYLLTLSNKFVFSLTLSNFLLSVLVLPFVVTSSIRREWIFGVVWCNFSALLYMLISSASMLTLGLIAIDRYYAVLYPMVYPMKITGNRAVVALVYVWLHSLIGCLPPLFGWSSLEFDQFKWMCVAAWHKEAGYTAFWQIWCALLPFVVMMICYGFIFRVARIKARKIHSGSVVIVEEDSQRNGRKNSSTSTSSSGSRRNAFQGVVYSANQCKAFITIVVVIGAFVITWGPYMVVITSEALWGKNSISPALETLATWLSFSSAICHPLIYGLWNKTVRKELLGMCFGDRYYRESFVQRQRTSRLFSISNRITDLGLSPHLTALMVGGRPLGNSSSTGDTGFSCSQDSGTDTMLLEDYSSDGPHAPHCICPPRRRSSVTFEDEVEQIKEAAKNSVLHVKAEVHKSLDSYATSLARAIEADVKLSLFGEDSLPGALFPVRTLPGGSMNTRRGARPHASQRLKLQSIDEGNI comes from the exons ATGAGCAGCAATTCCTCCCTCGGCATCGTGAAGGGCCTGAGGAACCTCACCACGCAGGAAGATGGGGCAGTCAGAGTCACCGAGTCCATTGCTATCATCGTCATTGCTATTTTCATCTGTTTGGGCAACCTGGTGATTGTCGTCACCCTGTATCGGAAGTCTTACCTTCTCACGTTGAGCAACAAGTTTGTGTTCAGCCTGACCCTTTCCAACTTTCTGCTCTCTGTACTGGTGCTGCCTTTTGTTGTCACCAGCTCCATCAGGCGAGAATGGATTTTCGGAGTTGTTTGGTGCAATTTCTCAGCCCTGCTCTACATGCTGATCAGCTCAGCCAGCATGCTGACCCTTGGACTCATAGCTATAGACCG GTACTATGCTGTCCTGTACCCGATGGTTTACCCAATGAAGATAACGGGCAACAGAGCAGTGGTAGCTCTTGTGTACGTGTGGCTGCATTCCCTTATTGGCTGCCTCCCTCCTCTTTTCGGCTGGTCATCTTTAGAGTTTGACCAGTTCAAGTGGATGTGTGTGGCGGCCTGGCACAAAGAGGCCGGCTACACTGCCTTTTGGCAGATCTGGTGCGCGCTGCTGCCTTTTGTGGTCATGATGATCTGCTATGGATTCATTTTCCGTGTGGCGAGGATTAAGGCCCGCAAAATCCACAGTGGTAGCGTCGTCATCGTGGAGGAGGACTCGCAGAGGAACGGGAGGAAAAACTCCAGCACCTCCACGTCCTCGTCTGGCAGCCGAAGGAATGCTTTCCAAGGGGTCGTTTACTCAGCCAACCAATGCAAAGCTTTCATAACCATTGTGGTTGTCATCGGGGCTTTCGTGATTACGTGGGGGCCTTACATGGTAGTAATTACATCAGAGgcactttggggaaaaaacagtatttcccCTGCTTTGGAGACATTGGCTACATGGTTGTCCTTTTCCAGTGCCATTTGCCATCCGCTAATTTATGGACTGTGGAACAAGACAGTGCGCAAGGAACTACTAGGGATGTGCTTTGGGGATCGGTACTATCGCGAGTCCTTTGTTCAGCGGCAGAGGACGTCGAGGTTATTCAGCATTTCCAACAGGATCACAG ATTTGGGACTATCTCCTCATCTTACTGCCCTCATGGTGGGTGGACGGCCAttaggaaacagcagcagcacaggagacaCAGgtttcagctgctcccaggatTCAG GAACAGATACAATGCTTCTTGAAGATTATAGCTCAGATGGCCCTCATGCCCCACACTGCATCTGTCCTCCTCGACGGAGGAGTTCAGTGACATTTGAAGATGAAGTAGAGCAAATTAAAG aagctgCAAAGAATTCTGTTCTTCACGTAAAAGCCGAAGTCCATAAATCTCTGGACAGTTATGCAACCAGTCTAGCAAGAGCTATTGAAGCTGATGTGAAACTCAGCTTGTTTGGGGAAGATTCTTTACCAGGAGCCCTGTTCCCGGTGCGGACTCTGCCAGGAGGCAGCATGAACACACGGCGTGGTGCCAGGCCCCATGCCAGCCAAAGACTGAAGTTGCAGAGCATCGATGAAGGGAATATCTGA